Proteins from one Doryrhamphus excisus isolate RoL2022-K1 chromosome 19, RoL_Dexc_1.0, whole genome shotgun sequence genomic window:
- the LOC131106994 gene encoding EPM2A-interacting protein 1-like: MTCSESVDDAPSEVQMELIDLQSDTHLADHFKSVSLLDFYSALKEENFPHLRRHAQRILVLFGSTYQCEQTFSVMKFNKSKHRSSMTDDHLSAVLRIATSDIPPDFNALVQAQNRLDYSH, from the exons ATGACTTGTTCAGAGAG TGTGGATGATGCACCAAGTGAAGTTCAGATGGAACTCATTGATCTGCAGTCTGACACACATCTGGCAGATCACTTCAAGTCAGTCTCACTTCTGGACTTTTACTCCGCCCTCAAAGAGGAGAACTTTCCACACCTGAGGAGGCATGCTCAGAGGATCCTAGTCCTCTTTGGATCTACCTATCAATGTGAACAGACATTCTCAGTTATGAAGTTCAACAAATCCAAACACAGATCCTCAATGACTGATGACCACCTCTCAGCTGTCCTTCGCATAGCCACTTCAGACATTCCGCCAGATTTCAATGCCCTTGTTCAAGCCCAGAACAGACTGGATTATTCTCACTGA